A stretch of the Esox lucius isolate fEsoLuc1 chromosome 2, fEsoLuc1.pri, whole genome shotgun sequence genome encodes the following:
- the LOC117593295 gene encoding EPM2A-interacting protein 1-like, with protein sequence MQSMKGTTTGNDLFTEMELIDLQSDTLLAEHFRSVSLLDFYSSLKEENFPHLRRHAQRILVLFGSTYICEQTFSVMKFNKSKHRSSITDDHLSAVLRTVPSDIQPDFNALVQAQNRLDYSH encoded by the exons ATGCagtcaatgaaagggacaactactggtaatgacttgttcacagag atggaactcattgacctgcagtctgacacacttctggcagagcacttcaggtcagtctcactgctggacttttactcctccctcaaagaggagaactttccacacctgaggaggcatGCTCAGAGGATTCTAGTCCTCTTTGGATCTACCTACATATGTGAACAGACATTCTCTGTGATGaagttcaacaaatccaaacacagatcctCTATCACTGATGACCACCTCTCAGCTGTCCTTCGCACAGTCCcctcagacattcagccagatttcaatgcccttgttcaagcccagaacagactggattattctcactga